In the genome of Xanthomonas hortorum pv. pelargonii, the window TCGGTGCGCGAGCCGCTGCTGTATTTCAACAACAACGTTACCGGCACGCTGGCGCTGTTACGTGCGATGCGCACCGCCGAGGTGTCCAACCTGGTGTTCAGCTCCTCGGCCACCGTGTATGGCGATGAAAACATCAGCCCGATCGAGGAAAGCGCGCCGTTGAAGGCGATCAATCCCTACGGCCGCACCAAGCTGATGATGGAAGAAATGATCGGTGATTTGAGCATCGCGTGGCCCGAATTCAATGCTGCGCTGCTGCGTTACTTCAACCCGGTTGGTGCGCATCCCAGCGGGTATCTGGGCGAAGATCCGCGCGACGTGCCGAACAATCTGATGCCCTATATCGCGCAGGTGGCCGTCGGCCGCCGCGCTGCGCTGCAAGTGTTCGGCGATGATTACCCCACCGCCGACGGCACCGGCGTGCGCGACTATCTGCACGTGATGGATCTGGCGCGCGCGCATGTGGATGCCATCGACTACCTGCAGCGCGAGCGCAAAGGACTGGTGGTGAACCTGGGCAGCGGACGCGGCCACAGCGTGCGCGAGGTGGCTGCCGCATTCGAGCGTGCCAGTGGCTGCCGCATCCCGTTGAGCATCGCACCGCGCCGCGATGGCGATGTGGCGGTGTATTACGCAAACGCCACGCTGGCCAATCGGCTATTGGGCTGGAAGGCCGAATACGACCTGGACCGCATGTGTCGCGATACCTGGCGTTGGCAGCAACTGCATCCGGACGGCTATGCGACCTCGCGCCTGACCAGACTGCGTACCCCGAACACCGTGCCCGAGCGCGAGCTGGTCACACCGTCACGTCGCTTGTTGCCAACGGCAGAGGGACGCCGCCGCAACGAGGTGGCTCGCACCCTGCTGCCTGCAGACCGTCTCTCGCGCGCGTGATGCGCGCTGGTTCCTTTCCTTTTTGATTGAGGGCATTCCATGAGCTGGGCTGGTCAGTTTCACTACGACATCGGCAACACCCGCCGCGCTGTCACATCCGACAACACCCCGCAGTTCGACCCATCGCGACCCACGCTGTTGTGCTTGTCGCATCTGCGCTGGAGCTTTGTGTACCAGCGCCCACAGCATCTGATGTCGCGCTTTGCGCGTGATTTCAATCTGCTGTTCTGGGAGGAGCCCATCGCCTGCGAGGAACCCGAGCCGTGGCTGCAGGTGCGTGGCGAAGCAGGCGGCCTGCATGTGCTGGTGCCCCGCCTGCCGGCCGGTTGCGAAGGCGAGGCGGCCGTGCAGATTCAACGCCAGTTGCTGGATGGCTATCTGGCCGAACTCGGTGTGGACGATCTGGTGCTGTGGTACTACACGCCGATGAGCCAGAGCTTCAGCGCGCATCTGCACCCGCGCGTGATCGTGTACGACTGCATGGACGAGCTGTCGGCATTTCGCGGTGCGCCGCCCGAACTGGTACAACGCGAACGCGAACTATTGCAGCGCGCCGATGTGGTGTTCACCGGTGGCTACAGCATCTGGGAAGCAAAACGCGCGCTGCACGCAAACGCACATGCCTTTCCCAGCAGTGTGGAGGTGGCGCATTTCGCTGCGGCACGCGTGCCCCAGCAGGAGCCTGCCGACCAAGCCGACATTGCGCATCCGCGCCTGGGTTTTTATGGCGTGATCGACGAACGCTTCGACGTGGAGCTGTTGCGCAGCATCGCCGCGCAACGCCCGCACTGGCAGTGGGTGATGATCGGCCCGGTGGTCAAGATCGACCCGGCCGAGTTGCCGCAAGCCGACAACATCCATTACCTGGGTGGCAAGAGCTACGACCAATTGCCCGGCTATCTGTCCGGCTGGGAGGTGGCGTTGATGCCGTTTGCAATGAATGCCTCCACCCGCTTCATCAGCCCGACCAAGACGCCCGAGTATCTGGCCGGCGGCTGCCCGGTGGTCTCCACGCCCATCCACGATGTGGTGCGCACCTATGGCGACACCGGCGTGGTGCGCATTGCCGACACGCCCGATGCATTCGTTGCCGCGTGCGAAGCCGCGCTACGCGACGGCGCCGACCGCGAGCAGCTGCTGGAGACCGCCGACCAAGTGCTGGGCGATATGTCCTGGGACCACACCTATGACTTGATGAAGGAGAAACTCACGTGGAAGCAATGACACCTTCGGGCACCGTTCCGCTGGCGAGCACCCGCACCCTCGGCGGAACCCGGCGCGGATTCGATTACCTGATCATCGGTGCGGGCTTTGCCGGCAGCGTGCTGGCCGAGCGCCTGGCCGCAGGCCTGGGCAAGCGCGTGCTGGTGGTGGATCGTCGCCCGCATATCGGCGGTAACGCCTATGACTTCCACGATGACGCCGGTGTGCTGATCCATCGCTATGGGCCGCACATCTTCCACACCAATGCGCAGCGCATCGTGGATTACCTGTCCAACTTCACCCAATGGCGGCCGTACGCGCATCGTGTGCTGGCGCAGGTAGGCGAGCAGCAGGTGCCGATCCCGATCAACATGACCACCTTGAACCGGCTCTACGGTTTGCAGCTCGCAACCGAACACGACGCCGCTGCATTTCTGGCCAGCCGCGCCGAACCGGTGGCCGATATCCAGACCAGCGAAGACGTTGTGATCAACCAGGTGGGCCGCGAATTGTACGAGACCTTCTTCCGCGGCTACACGCGCAAGCAATGGGGTCTGGATCCGTCACAGCTGGACAAATCAGTGACCTCGCGTGTGCCCACCCGCACCAATGACGACGACCGTTACTTCACCGACACCTTCCAGCAGATGCCGCTGCACGGCTACACCCGCATGTTCGAACGCATGCTCGATCACCCCAACATCAAGGTGATGCTCAATACCGACTACCGCGAGATCCGCGACGAGCTGGACTACGACCAACTGGTCTACAGCGGGCCGGTGGATGAATACTTCGACTATTGCTATGGCAAGCTGCCGTATCGCTCGCTCAAGTTCGAACACAGCACCGTGGACCAGGAACACTTTCAGGCGGTGGCCACGGTCAACTACCCGGCCGAAGATGTGGCCTACACGCGCATCACCGAGTACAAGCATCTGACCGGCCAGCAACATCCCAAGACCAGCCTCACCCACGAGTACCCATCGGCCGACGGCGACCCGTATTATCCGATTCCACGTGCGGAGAATGCCGCGCTGTACCGGCGTTACGAGCGCCTGGCGGCCGAGACGCCCAATGTCACCTTCCTTGGGCGGCTGGGTACCTACAAGTACTACAACATGGATCAAGTGGTCGGCCAGGCATTGGCCTTGTTCAAGCGCATCGAAGAGGCAGAACACCAGCGTCACGCCGAACTGGCTGTCTGATCGGCAACACCCCGCCCCACCGCCCTCGCGCTGCGGGGCAGTCATCGATGGTCGGTGCCAGCGTGCAACCGGTCGTGCAGCAGGATGTCAGATGCATACCCCCACAGTGTTCGACAGTTTTTTCATGGCGGGGTTCGAGTGTTCGACCCATCGCCGCCGCGATGGCCGCCGGCTGGATCTGATCGCCGGCACCAAGCACGACCGCTGGGCTGCCAACGATTACCGCGCCGTCTCGGCGCACGGCTTGCGTACTGTGCGCGACGGCATGCGCTGGCACCTGATCGAGCAACGCCCCGGCCATTACGATTGGTCCAGCTTTCTGCCGATGCTGCACGAGGCAAATGCTGCCGGCACCCAGGTGATCTGGGATCTGTGCCATTACGGCTGGCCGG includes:
- the galE gene encoding UDP-glucose 4-epimerase GalE; amino-acid sequence: MRILVTGGTGYIGSHTCVELARRGHDVCIIDNLSNSSERVLDHLQYLMGARPEFHRMDVRAPELAELLSSKRIDAVLHFAALKAVGESVREPLLYFNNNVTGTLALLRAMRTAEVSNLVFSSSATVYGDENISPIEESAPLKAINPYGRTKLMMEEMIGDLSIAWPEFNAALLRYFNPVGAHPSGYLGEDPRDVPNNLMPYIAQVAVGRRAALQVFGDDYPTADGTGVRDYLHVMDLARAHVDAIDYLQRERKGLVVNLGSGRGHSVREVAAAFERASGCRIPLSIAPRRDGDVAVYYANATLANRLLGWKAEYDLDRMCRDTWRWQQLHPDGYATSRLTRLRTPNTVPERELVTPSRRLLPTAEGRRRNEVARTLLPADRLSRA
- a CDS encoding glycosyltransferase family 1 protein, which encodes MSWAGQFHYDIGNTRRAVTSDNTPQFDPSRPTLLCLSHLRWSFVYQRPQHLMSRFARDFNLLFWEEPIACEEPEPWLQVRGEAGGLHVLVPRLPAGCEGEAAVQIQRQLLDGYLAELGVDDLVLWYYTPMSQSFSAHLHPRVIVYDCMDELSAFRGAPPELVQRERELLQRADVVFTGGYSIWEAKRALHANAHAFPSSVEVAHFAAARVPQQEPADQADIAHPRLGFYGVIDERFDVELLRSIAAQRPHWQWVMIGPVVKIDPAELPQADNIHYLGGKSYDQLPGYLSGWEVALMPFAMNASTRFISPTKTPEYLAGGCPVVSTPIHDVVRTYGDTGVVRIADTPDAFVAACEAALRDGADREQLLETADQVLGDMSWDHTYDLMKEKLTWKQ
- the glf gene encoding UDP-galactopyranose mutase, translated to MTPSGTVPLASTRTLGGTRRGFDYLIIGAGFAGSVLAERLAAGLGKRVLVVDRRPHIGGNAYDFHDDAGVLIHRYGPHIFHTNAQRIVDYLSNFTQWRPYAHRVLAQVGEQQVPIPINMTTLNRLYGLQLATEHDAAAFLASRAEPVADIQTSEDVVINQVGRELYETFFRGYTRKQWGLDPSQLDKSVTSRVPTRTNDDDRYFTDTFQQMPLHGYTRMFERMLDHPNIKVMLNTDYREIRDELDYDQLVYSGPVDEYFDYCYGKLPYRSLKFEHSTVDQEHFQAVATVNYPAEDVAYTRITEYKHLTGQQHPKTSLTHEYPSADGDPYYPIPRAENAALYRRYERLAAETPNVTFLGRLGTYKYYNMDQVVGQALALFKRIEEAEHQRHAELAV